In Candidatus Zixiibacteriota bacterium, the genomic stretch TAACATCGAAAATGACCTGATCCCTAAAATTGCTTCCTGTTTCGGGGGCGGAATCGGCAATACCGGAAGTGTCTGTGGAGCGGTTATCGGCGCGACTATGGCAATCGGTGTTGTTCGCAAACAAAGCACCAGTATGGCGGAATGGCTGGAATCTGCTAAAATCACTCAGGAACTTCGCCGTCGTTTCGAGTACAAAATGAAAACAATCAATTGCCGTGAATTAATCGGTCTCGATTTGAGCAAGAACGAAGATCTCGAGAAACTGATGAACACCGATCTTCCGGCGAAAGTGTGCCTTCCCGCAGTCTCCCATGCTTATCGGATAGTCTCGGAGTTACTGAAAAGCGATTCACAGATAAAAAGATAGTTGAGATTCCGCACCCTGCTCTGCAGAATTGCAGTGCAGATCAAATAATGCCATGGGGATTGGCAGCGGCTTCCAGAATTTCATGAGTGGTTTAAAATACCTGCCGATAAGATGAATCAGCGCACCAGTGTTTCCCTGGCAAGTTTGCGTCCCTGTTCAGTAAGATGAAGTAAATCACCATCGCGATTGATCAAATCCCGTCTTTGAGCTTTTGCGACAACAGTACCGGCGAAATCATCCGTCCAGCGCATATGTTTACCGAGATGGTCATAGCTGTTTTCGAAATCTGCCTCCGGCAGGTCCTCATGCTGGTATAAATGAATCGTCAGCATCGCCTGCGCGAACTCCCAGCGCTGGTTCATACGGCGCCTGGCCTGCGCCAGAAGGCCTCGATCCGGTGCTAAAAGAAATACGATTCCAAATACTACCCCTGCCATAGTAGCCATGCTCCCGGCGATGGACGCGTCCAGAAGATGCGCAATCCAGTATCCCGAAATTGCTGAGAGCATTCCGAACAAAACCGCCAGCAGGATCATCCAGTTCAAACGGTTTGTCAATAGATACGCGGTAGCCGGTGGAGCGATCATCAATGCCACGACAAGAATCGATCCGACTGCCTCGAAAGCTCCGACCGCGGTAACCGAGACTAAGGTCATCAATGCGTAATGTAATAATACAGGTGAGAATCCGAGCGCCGCCGCCAGCCCCGGATCGAATGTAGCCAGTTTCAGTTCTTTGTACAATAAACTGACAAACAAAAGATTAATAACCAATATTCCCGACATAACCCAGAGCGACTTGGGTCCGAGATCGGTCCCACCTA encodes the following:
- a CDS encoding metal ABC transporter permease; its protein translation is MSSSQIEIQLIAMVVAGACAVPGVFLVLRKMALLSDAISHAILLGIVLGFFLVKDLASPVLVVGAALTGVLTVSLVELLNRTRLVKADAAIGLVFPVLFSIGVILISRYAGNIHLDTDSVLLGELAFAPFSRFDLGGTDLGPKSLWVMSGILVINLLFVSLLYKELKLATFDPGLAAALGFSPVLLHYALMTLVSVTAVGAFEAVGSILVVALMIAPPATAYLLTNRLNWMILLAVLFGMLSAISGYWIAHLLDASIAGSMATMAGVVFGIVFLLAPDRGLLAQARRRMNQRWEFAQAMLTIHLYQHEDLPEADFENSYDHLGKHMRWTDDFAGTVVAKAQRRDLINRDGDLLHLTEQGRKLARETLVR